The Parasedimentitalea marina genome window below encodes:
- a CDS encoding pyridoxal-phosphate-dependent aminotransferase family protein, whose translation MTDFSRILAGGPETTLIPGPSILPDRVRAAMGRSSIDIYSGSLLGVTARCEAGLREVFGTTGEVFIYAANGHGAWDAALSNTLSRGDKILVLQSGRFASGWGEMASAMGLDVEVLPRDWHSAIDLDAVTRRLAADKAHSIRAVLCVQVDTASGVSNDIGALRQAIDNSAHPALLMVDAVASLGTMAFEFDNWTVDVAVSASQKGLMSPAGLGFVAASEQAMEAGKTAGLRTRYWDWQARNTTDHYQKYCGTPPEQLLFGLAEAFDMMAEEGLPSIFKRHEILKQATQAAILAWGCVGATANVTDPKTSHLRSRSSTYRMNWPVKSFRFVVTVVA comes from the coding sequence ATGACGGACTTTTCACGGATCTTGGCGGGGGGGCCGGAAACAACGCTTATTCCGGGCCCTTCGATCCTGCCAGACAGGGTGCGGGCGGCCATGGGGCGCAGCTCCATTGACATCTATTCGGGATCTTTACTGGGTGTCACTGCCAGATGTGAGGCGGGTCTGCGAGAGGTGTTCGGCACCACAGGCGAGGTGTTCATTTATGCCGCAAACGGCCACGGAGCATGGGATGCGGCGCTCAGCAACACACTGTCCCGGGGCGATAAAATTCTGGTGCTCCAGTCCGGGCGCTTTGCCTCGGGCTGGGGTGAGATGGCATCTGCCATGGGGTTGGATGTCGAGGTCCTGCCCCGCGATTGGCACAGTGCTATTGATCTGGATGCGGTGACCCGGCGGTTGGCAGCAGACAAAGCCCATAGTATTCGGGCCGTCTTGTGTGTGCAGGTCGATACTGCGTCTGGGGTTTCAAACGACATCGGCGCCCTGCGACAGGCGATTGACAACAGCGCTCATCCAGCGCTGCTGATGGTTGACGCCGTGGCATCATTGGGCACCATGGCATTTGAGTTCGACAACTGGACCGTTGATGTTGCGGTGTCTGCGTCACAAAAGGGCCTGATGAGCCCAGCTGGCTTGGGTTTTGTGGCCGCAAGCGAGCAGGCGATGGAGGCAGGCAAGACTGCCGGTTTGCGGACACGGTATTGGGACTGGCAGGCCCGCAACACCACCGACCATTATCAAAAATACTGTGGAACCCCACCGGAACAGTTGCTGTTTGGATTGGCGGAGGCGTTTGACATGATGGCAGAGGAGGGGCTGCCATCGATATTCAAACGCCATGAAATCTTAAAACAAGCCACGCAGGCCGCTATCTTGGCATGGGGCTGCGTCGGAGCCACTGCGAATGTGACTGACCCCAAAACCAGTCACCTTCGGTCTCGGTCTTCAACTTACCGGATGAATTGGCCCGTAAAGTCATTTCGTTTTGTCGTGACAGTTGTGGCGTAA
- a CDS encoding mAFB alternative has product MNIFTKSLTILALVVSGTGAQAACNDASSATIAASIAHGHAFVKHSAEFVHGVVIDGLPFPDPTIGDADAFGTFIRGILDAPTASKGLVNDRSAYWATPTGTVVIVNLNVDDCGTAFRPNSGMEYYDNLQ; this is encoded by the coding sequence ATGAATATCTTTACAAAATCACTGACTATTCTTGCCCTCGTAGTCAGCGGAACCGGAGCCCAAGCTGCGTGTAATGACGCTTCATCTGCTACGATTGCGGCATCAATTGCCCATGGCCATGCCTTTGTAAAACATTCAGCCGAATTCGTGCATGGCGTCGTGATTGATGGGCTTCCTTTTCCGGATCCGACGATCGGTGACGCAGATGCCTTTGGTACGTTTATTCGCGGCATTCTGGATGCTCCGACCGCAAGCAAGGGACTTGTCAACGACAGATCTGCCTATTGGGCAACACCCACCGGGACCGTCGTCATTGTCAATTTGAATGTCGATGATTGCGGGACTGCCTTCCGCCCAAACTCGGGCATGGAATATTATGACAACCTTCAATAA